In Populus nigra chromosome 1, ddPopNigr1.1, whole genome shotgun sequence, one genomic interval encodes:
- the LOC133704259 gene encoding UPF0481 protein At3g47200-like isoform X1: MFSSKSKMEIVGTSTEQIKRNDHVSLDIDKLTASVQEELKTLHAFSNTCSIYRVPKRLRDSKEYAYKPQLVSIGPIHHGKEELKEMEAHKKIYLQEFLNLSELSVKECIAAVAEKETSLRNCYADNFENISTEDFVKMMLLDSSFIIMVFLKQLGPCFRINNDRIFDKSWMIEDIKMDTCLLENQIPFFILDDLVKLSKRQGGCSMIELTRDFLSSTFGDSWVPKDILKQIKSSEVEHFVDFLRKCQRPAERTKPQPQPLETRTTPSAMELHHSGVKFKLGSKEKIFDMNFDYHKGILEIPPLFLEDDTEKLFRNLHAFEQCHSRVGYVSDYIATIKDLVRGSNDVEILAKKGIIHNWLSDNDAVMSVLHDLDRGNKVSLDNFYYTDVVEDLNKYCRKRRHKWIAALKHNYFHNPWVSISVVAAGVLLILTVIQAVCSVIQVK, translated from the exons ATGTTTTCAAGCAAATCTAA GATGGAGATTGTTGGAACATCAACTGAGCAGATTAAAAGGAATGATCATGTTTCGCTTGACATTGACAAATTAACAGCGTCTGTGCAAGAGGAGTTGAAAACCTTGCATGCCTTCTCTAATACGTGTTCCATCTACAGAGTTCCTAAAAGACTACGCGACTCGAAGGAATATGCCTACAAGCCTCAACTAGTCTCCATTGGGCCCATTCACCATGGAAAAGAAGAGCTGAAAGAAATGGAAgcgcataaaaaaatatacctgCAAGAGTTTCTTAATCTGAGTGAGTTAAGTGTCAAGGAATGTATTGCAGCTGTTGCAGAGAAGGAGACAAGTTTGCGCAACTGTTATgcagataattttgaaaatattagtaCAGAGGACTttgtgaaaatgatgttgcTAGATAGCTCCTTCATCATTATGGTCTTCCTGAAACAGCTTGGCCCTTGCTTCCGAATAAACAACGACCGTATATTCGATAAATCGTGGATGATAGAAGACATAAAGATGGACACGTGCTTGCTTGAAAATCAGATTCCGTTCTTCATTCTTGACGACTTGGTTAAGCTTTCCAAAAGACAGGGCGGATGTTCCATGATTGAGCTTACTCGTGATTTCTTATCAAGCACATTTGGGGATTCATGGGTGCCAAAGGACATTTTGAAGCAAATCAAATCCTCTGAAGTAGAGCATTTTGTTGACTTTCTAAGAAAGTGTCAGCGGCCAGCAGAGCGGACAAAGCCACAGCCTCAGCCTCTTGAAACTCGAACCACACCGAGTGCAATGGAGCTCCATCATTCTGGAGTCAAGTTTAAGTTGGGGTCcaaggaaaaaatatttgacatgaACTTTGATTATCATAAAGGGATACTGGAAATACCACCACTATTTTTAGAGGATGATACAGAGAAGTTATTTAGAAACCTCCACGCCTTTGAGCAATGCCATAGCAGAGTTGGATACGTAAGTGACTATATAGCTACCATCAAAGACCTTGTTCGTGGTTCCAATGATGTAGAAATACTTGCTAAGAAAGGAATTATACATAATTGGCTCAGTGATAATGATGCAGTTATGAGTGTTCTCCATGATCTTGACAGAGGAAATAAGGTCTCCCTTGACAATTTTTACTATACGGATGTCGTTGAAGATCTGAACAAGTACTGCAGAAAGCGGAGGCACAAATGGATTGCGGCCTTGAAACATAATTATTTCCATAATCCATGGGTTTCCATCTCTGTTGTTGCAGCTGGGGTTCTTCTAATACTCACTGTCATACAAGCAGTGTGTTCTGTCATTCAAGTGAAATAG
- the LOC133704259 gene encoding UPF0481 protein At3g47200-like isoform X2 produces MEIVGTSTEQIKRNDHVSLDIDKLTASVQEELKTLHAFSNTCSIYRVPKRLRDSKEYAYKPQLVSIGPIHHGKEELKEMEAHKKIYLQEFLNLSELSVKECIAAVAEKETSLRNCYADNFENISTEDFVKMMLLDSSFIIMVFLKQLGPCFRINNDRIFDKSWMIEDIKMDTCLLENQIPFFILDDLVKLSKRQGGCSMIELTRDFLSSTFGDSWVPKDILKQIKSSEVEHFVDFLRKCQRPAERTKPQPQPLETRTTPSAMELHHSGVKFKLGSKEKIFDMNFDYHKGILEIPPLFLEDDTEKLFRNLHAFEQCHSRVGYVSDYIATIKDLVRGSNDVEILAKKGIIHNWLSDNDAVMSVLHDLDRGNKVSLDNFYYTDVVEDLNKYCRKRRHKWIAALKHNYFHNPWVSISVVAAGVLLILTVIQAVCSVIQVK; encoded by the coding sequence ATGGAGATTGTTGGAACATCAACTGAGCAGATTAAAAGGAATGATCATGTTTCGCTTGACATTGACAAATTAACAGCGTCTGTGCAAGAGGAGTTGAAAACCTTGCATGCCTTCTCTAATACGTGTTCCATCTACAGAGTTCCTAAAAGACTACGCGACTCGAAGGAATATGCCTACAAGCCTCAACTAGTCTCCATTGGGCCCATTCACCATGGAAAAGAAGAGCTGAAAGAAATGGAAgcgcataaaaaaatatacctgCAAGAGTTTCTTAATCTGAGTGAGTTAAGTGTCAAGGAATGTATTGCAGCTGTTGCAGAGAAGGAGACAAGTTTGCGCAACTGTTATgcagataattttgaaaatattagtaCAGAGGACTttgtgaaaatgatgttgcTAGATAGCTCCTTCATCATTATGGTCTTCCTGAAACAGCTTGGCCCTTGCTTCCGAATAAACAACGACCGTATATTCGATAAATCGTGGATGATAGAAGACATAAAGATGGACACGTGCTTGCTTGAAAATCAGATTCCGTTCTTCATTCTTGACGACTTGGTTAAGCTTTCCAAAAGACAGGGCGGATGTTCCATGATTGAGCTTACTCGTGATTTCTTATCAAGCACATTTGGGGATTCATGGGTGCCAAAGGACATTTTGAAGCAAATCAAATCCTCTGAAGTAGAGCATTTTGTTGACTTTCTAAGAAAGTGTCAGCGGCCAGCAGAGCGGACAAAGCCACAGCCTCAGCCTCTTGAAACTCGAACCACACCGAGTGCAATGGAGCTCCATCATTCTGGAGTCAAGTTTAAGTTGGGGTCcaaggaaaaaatatttgacatgaACTTTGATTATCATAAAGGGATACTGGAAATACCACCACTATTTTTAGAGGATGATACAGAGAAGTTATTTAGAAACCTCCACGCCTTTGAGCAATGCCATAGCAGAGTTGGATACGTAAGTGACTATATAGCTACCATCAAAGACCTTGTTCGTGGTTCCAATGATGTAGAAATACTTGCTAAGAAAGGAATTATACATAATTGGCTCAGTGATAATGATGCAGTTATGAGTGTTCTCCATGATCTTGACAGAGGAAATAAGGTCTCCCTTGACAATTTTTACTATACGGATGTCGTTGAAGATCTGAACAAGTACTGCAGAAAGCGGAGGCACAAATGGATTGCGGCCTTGAAACATAATTATTTCCATAATCCATGGGTTTCCATCTCTGTTGTTGCAGCTGGGGTTCTTCTAATACTCACTGTCATACAAGCAGTGTGTTCTGTCATTCAAGTGAAATAG